A single genomic interval of Bacteroidota bacterium harbors:
- a CDS encoding C45 family autoproteolytic acyltransferase/hydrolase has protein sequence MKTNRMFVLLLGLSISVGWTSCNKNDQVDPVPSNIIQDSAVTIENKGTYYLVTLDMTQGFSHYRIGQQYGRCIKKVAPGYETILGAYLYELATYQYIDTGNIPERIGNIKPQLDANYRDEMDGIVSQFNQTSDWSAYEIVYGVNLVSDVFRYTQCSAFGCWGEASKTGENIAYRTLDWYGGSVIPTIQSVTKIKYPDKTIYLIGILGHLGCITGINYQNGIMAAILDADVETSYQSPGLRSYIFDLRKALETESTKEGIADYLKKPEFAYTFDHLIFLADETNCVVLENNISNTGIQPQRAIRVDTSDLNPGISWNYKNIIGAVNCFMLHGQVNNFSVGINGIINTQRWDLLLQKTDDLLQLNNNKLSAENVREIMCSYWGEEPASLYMDNGDLYNTDTQQMALYIPARRSLKVFFKPKDNSTPKDPSPYFETIVLSD, from the coding sequence ATGAAAACCAATCGGATGTTCGTTCTTCTACTCGGTTTGTCTATATCGGTAGGATGGACAAGTTGCAACAAAAATGATCAGGTTGATCCGGTTCCATCCAATATCATTCAGGATTCAGCCGTTACAATCGAGAATAAAGGGACCTATTACCTGGTTACCCTTGACATGACACAGGGTTTCTCCCATTACCGGATCGGTCAGCAATACGGCCGGTGCATAAAAAAGGTGGCACCCGGCTATGAAACCATTCTCGGTGCCTATTTATATGAACTTGCTACCTATCAGTATATAGACACAGGTAATATTCCGGAAAGAATCGGGAACATCAAGCCCCAACTTGATGCAAATTACCGGGATGAGATGGATGGAATTGTTTCACAGTTCAACCAAACTTCCGACTGGAGTGCATACGAAATTGTGTATGGGGTTAATCTGGTCTCGGATGTGTTTCGCTATACGCAATGTAGCGCCTTCGGGTGTTGGGGAGAAGCATCCAAAACAGGGGAGAATATTGCCTACCGGACCCTTGACTGGTATGGCGGATCGGTAATTCCTACCATTCAATCGGTTACCAAGATCAAATATCCCGATAAAACGATTTACCTTATCGGAATACTTGGACATCTGGGGTGTATTACGGGAATCAATTACCAAAACGGGATCATGGCCGCAATTCTGGATGCCGATGTAGAGACAAGCTATCAGTCTCCTGGCCTGCGTTCATATATTTTTGATCTCCGAAAAGCGCTTGAAACTGAATCTACAAAGGAAGGCATTGCCGATTATTTGAAAAAACCGGAATTTGCTTACACATTTGATCACCTGATCTTTCTTGCTGACGAAACAAACTGTGTGGTTCTTGAAAATAACATTTCCAATACCGGAATCCAGCCACAAAGAGCCATCAGGGTCGACACATCCGATTTGAATCCAGGCATATCCTGGAACTATAAAAATATCATTGGAGCCGTCAACTGTTTTATGCTCCACGGACAGGTCAATAATTTTTCTGTAGGCATCAATGGGATAATCAATACCCAGCGATGGGATTTACTTCTTCAGAAAACAGACGATTTACTGCAATTAAACAACAATAAGTTGTCGGCCGAGAATGTCAGGGAAATCATGTGTTCATACTGGGGCGAAGAACCGGCATCACTGTACATGGATAACGGCGATCTTTACAATACCGATACACAGCAGATGGCATTGTATATTCCAGCCAGAAGATCGTTAAAGGTGTTTTTTAAGCCAAAAGACAACTCAACGCCAAAAGATCCCTCTCCCTATTTTGAAACCATCGTTTTGTCAGATTAA
- a CDS encoding glycerol dehydrogenase, producing the protein MNDKFNSGSIQHADTNVLIGNIHKTQNIQPTRNYTAAFPGKYIQGENALAELPGLVKLFGKNGLILASPTVKNKLLPGYNIKEYENWISVEEFQGECSKKELTRLAEIISSRKVDMVVGMGGGKTIDAAKIAADRAGIPVIIVPTIASTDAPCSGCAVIYSDQGVFDSVYYMKMNPQVVLVDTNVIAAAPTRFLVAGMGDALSTWFEAKSCERSQSPNECGGYSTMTGLNLAKLCYDTLLLYGSAAKMACENNIVTPALNHIVEANILLSGIGFESSGLATAHSIHNGLSALDETHSFFHGEKVAFGVLTGLHLTDTLPEEIATVYSFCEEIGLPTVFSDIGIRDVSRSKLMEVAIKACAPAEGIHHEAVDITPDKIINAMIAADALGRTRRNESK; encoded by the coding sequence ATGAATGACAAGTTTAATTCAGGGAGTATCCAGCATGCAGATACGAATGTTTTGATAGGCAATATTCATAAAACACAGAATATACAGCCTACCAGAAACTATACAGCGGCGTTCCCTGGAAAATATATCCAAGGCGAAAATGCGCTTGCTGAGTTACCAGGCTTGGTCAAATTGTTTGGTAAAAATGGGCTTATTTTAGCCTCACCGACTGTAAAAAACAAATTACTCCCTGGATACAATATCAAAGAATATGAGAATTGGATTTCTGTCGAAGAATTTCAAGGGGAGTGCAGTAAAAAAGAATTGACACGTCTGGCTGAAATTATCAGTAGCCGTAAGGTAGACATGGTTGTAGGAATGGGCGGCGGCAAGACTATTGACGCAGCAAAAATTGCTGCCGACAGGGCAGGCATCCCGGTGATTATTGTTCCTACCATTGCCTCTACTGATGCACCTTGTAGTGGTTGTGCTGTTATATATTCAGATCAGGGAGTTTTCGATTCCGTATACTATATGAAGATGAATCCGCAGGTGGTTCTCGTCGATACGAATGTTATTGCCGCTGCTCCGACTCGTTTTCTTGTTGCTGGTATGGGTGATGCTTTGTCTACATGGTTCGAGGCAAAGTCCTGTGAACGCTCCCAGTCGCCAAACGAGTGTGGTGGATATAGTACAATGACAGGGCTAAATCTAGCAAAACTTTGCTACGACACACTTTTACTCTACGGTTCAGCCGCTAAAATGGCATGTGAAAATAATATCGTCACCCCTGCCCTGAACCACATTGTTGAGGCAAATATCCTTCTAAGCGGCATCGGATTTGAGAGTTCAGGACTTGCTACCGCACACTCTATTCATAACGGACTAAGTGCATTGGATGAAACCCATTCGTTCTTCCATGGTGAGAAAGTCGCCTTTGGCGTTTTAACAGGTCTTCATTTAACCGATACACTGCCTGAAGAAATAGCGACTGTGTACTCATTCTGTGAGGAAATAGGACTGCCGACCGTATTTTCCGATATTGGTATAAGAGACGTCAGTAGAAGCAAGTTGATGGAAGTGGCCATAAAAGCTTGCGCTCCTGCAGAAGGAATACATCACGAGGCTGTCGACATTACTCCCGATAAAATCATCAATGCCATGATCGCTGCCGATGCTTTGGGAAGAACCAGAAGAAATGAATCGAAATAG
- a CDS encoding DUF86 domain-containing protein, whose translation MQREIQKYLHDIKESIDSIDSYLLEKHNFDEFKSNKLLRRGIERELEIIGEATSRILKIDPNIQIPDSRRIVDLRNWIIHGYDKVDDVIIWGIIIKDIPRLKVQVNKLINK comes from the coding sequence ATGCAGCGTGAAATTCAGAAATATCTTCACGATATCAAAGAGTCTATTGATTCAATAGACTCTTATCTTCTGGAAAAACATAATTTTGACGAATTCAAATCGAACAAATTATTAAGACGGGGAATCGAGCGAGAGCTTGAAATTATTGGTGAAGCGACCAGCCGGATTTTAAAAATCGATCCAAATATTCAAATCCCTGATTCAAGAAGAATCGTTGATTTAAGAAATTGGATAATTCATGGATACGATAAAGTGGATGATGTGATTATTTGGGGAATTATTATAAAAGATATTCCCAGATTAAAAGTTCAGGTTAATAAACTAATTAATAAATAG
- a CDS encoding nucleotidyltransferase domain-containing protein, with amino-acid sequence MQSIIKEKISALQELCKKYDVKTLYVFGSVCTDSFTNNSDIDILISFKDISIEKYTDNYFELHHKLEELFNRKIDLLTENSLSNPYFIESIEETKQLLYAA; translated from the coding sequence ATGCAAAGTATTATTAAAGAAAAGATTAGCGCACTTCAGGAGCTTTGCAAAAAATATGATGTGAAAACATTGTATGTTTTTGGATCAGTGTGCACCGATAGTTTCACTAACAATAGCGATATTGATATATTAATTTCGTTCAAGGACATTTCTATTGAGAAATACACGGATAATTACTTTGAATTACATCATAAGCTTGAAGAATTGTTCAATCGAAAAATCGATCTATTGACTGAAAACTCTCTTTCTAATCCATATTTTATTGAAAGTATAGAAGAAACAAAGCAACTGTTATATGCAGCGTGA
- a CDS encoding ATP-binding protein, giving the protein MYIRRVIEDEVIAMAKQYPIITITGPRQSGKTTLSKHLFSDLPYYNFENPDTRLFATTDPRAFLNSNREGAILDEIQNTPELISYLQQFVDDRRNEVKFILTGSNQFTLLDKVTQSLAGRTAILKLLPLGLSEIGEEKSLPTNDLILKGFYPGVYAHKLTPYNAYRNYYETYLERDLRKLIQIKDLGLFQKFVRICAGRIGNLVNASAIANETGVSLGTVKSWLTMLEASYIIYFLQPYYENMGKRYIKAPKIYFYDVGLIAFLLGIEDTKQLDRDPLRGALFENMVVSELIKMRFNRGLDGNIYFYHDSHHNEIDIVVKHGNLLQPVEIKSAQTFHTDFLKQFRHFSKAFPDRATNPVLVYDGEMEQKVQDVEIINFREIDIVSNNIV; this is encoded by the coding sequence ATGTATATCAGAAGGGTCATTGAGGACGAAGTTATTGCCATGGCAAAACAGTATCCCATAATTACCATTACCGGTCCGAGGCAATCAGGCAAAACAACTCTCTCAAAACATCTTTTTAGTGATTTACCTTACTATAACTTTGAAAATCCGGATACCAGGTTATTTGCCACGACGGACCCAAGGGCATTCCTGAACAGTAACAGGGAAGGAGCAATCCTCGATGAGATTCAAAACACCCCTGAACTGATATCATACCTGCAACAGTTTGTTGATGACAGAAGAAATGAAGTGAAATTTATCCTGACCGGAAGTAATCAGTTTACGTTGCTTGATAAAGTAACACAGTCCTTGGCCGGTAGGACGGCTATACTAAAACTCCTCCCGTTAGGATTATCCGAAATTGGTGAAGAAAAGTCTTTACCAACAAATGATTTGATTCTTAAAGGATTCTACCCTGGAGTTTATGCCCACAAACTCACTCCTTATAATGCGTATCGCAATTATTACGAAACATATCTTGAAAGGGATTTACGCAAATTGATACAAATAAAAGATCTCGGTTTATTTCAAAAATTTGTCAGAATTTGTGCTGGCCGGATAGGAAATCTGGTCAATGCTTCAGCTATTGCCAATGAAACTGGTGTTTCGCTGGGAACAGTAAAATCCTGGTTGACAATGCTCGAAGCATCCTATATTATTTATTTTCTTCAACCCTATTATGAAAATATGGGCAAGCGATATATAAAAGCGCCTAAAATCTACTTTTACGATGTGGGACTGATTGCTTTTCTTTTGGGCATAGAGGATACGAAACAACTCGACAGGGATCCGTTAAGGGGGGCATTGTTTGAAAACATGGTTGTTTCGGAATTGATTAAAATGCGCTTCAATAGAGGACTCGACGGCAATATTTACTTTTATCATGACAGCCACCATAACGAAATTGATATCGTTGTAAAGCATGGAAACTTGTTGCAGCCGGTTGAAATTAAATCGGCGCAAACATTTCATACTGACTTTTTAAAACAGTTTAGGCATTTTAGCAAAGCGTTTCCTGACAGAGCTACCAATCCTGTTTTAGTATATGATGGTGAAATGGAGCAAAAAGTTCAGGATGTGGAAATTATCAATTTTCGGGAAATTGATATCGTATCAAATAATATCGTGTAA
- a CDS encoding M64 family metallo-endopeptidase yields the protein MKKTAYILIAMTLLAACTCPHAPSEKDKCAKKADITVQNKGDQPFDTYFRDKTMRLDYFHTGTATDETFSIDRIVSDGSWPGSKTILIDKLQLGLYFFEVIDKATSLMLYSRGFASIFGEWQTIPEAGTSRGTFHESIRFPWPINEVVVILKKRDAQNAFQTIWTTDIDPASRKVNPADIIHTNRTDVILDNGPAQTKVDIVILGDGYTADEMEKFRTDAKRLSDVLLATEPFKSRSSDINIRAVETPAMESGVTKPHPGVFKRTPLSVQYGSFDSERYALSYDNKTIRNVASQVPYEFMVIMMNERTYGGGGIYNLYTTVSSDNKYAGYIMVHEMGHHLAGLADEYYTSSVAYEVPPVTVEPWETNITGLFDKNNLKWKELVEKGTHIPTPWNKEPFDQFGYQIQKERDSLRSAKVPENIMEDLFMRQYNEEDQFFSKEIYKDKVGAFEGAGYLAIGLYRSQLDCIMFTRHMQFCKVCQKSITDVMDMYNH from the coding sequence ATGAAGAAAACAGCATATATCTTAATCGCTATGACGCTGCTGGCAGCCTGCACCTGCCCCCATGCACCTTCGGAAAAAGACAAATGCGCAAAAAAAGCCGACATCACCGTGCAGAATAAAGGTGATCAGCCTTTTGACACCTATTTCCGGGATAAGACCATGCGACTCGACTATTTCCATACTGGAACTGCAACGGACGAGACATTCTCAATCGACCGCATCGTGTCGGACGGTTCATGGCCCGGTAGTAAAACCATCCTTATAGACAAGCTCCAGCTTGGACTGTATTTTTTTGAAGTGATCGATAAAGCCACCAGCCTGATGTTGTATTCACGCGGTTTTGCCAGCATTTTCGGAGAATGGCAGACAATTCCGGAAGCCGGAACAAGCCGGGGTACCTTCCACGAATCCATCCGTTTCCCATGGCCAATAAATGAAGTCGTTGTAATCCTGAAAAAACGCGATGCCCAAAATGCGTTTCAAACCATCTGGACTACCGACATTGATCCAGCCTCACGCAAGGTCAATCCGGCAGACATCATTCACACCAACAGGACTGACGTTATCCTCGACAATGGCCCGGCACAAACCAAAGTGGATATTGTCATCCTGGGTGATGGATATACAGCCGATGAGATGGAGAAATTCAGAACCGATGCAAAACGACTTTCTGATGTGCTTCTTGCCACTGAGCCTTTTAAATCAAGAAGCAGTGATATTAATATCCGCGCTGTGGAGACACCTGCAATGGAATCGGGTGTGACAAAACCCCATCCAGGTGTTTTTAAGCGTACGCCTTTATCAGTTCAATATGGCAGCTTTGATTCAGAGCGTTATGCTTTGTCATATGATAATAAAACCATCCGTAATGTCGCCTCTCAGGTTCCCTATGAATTCATGGTGATCATGATGAATGAAAGAACTTACGGCGGCGGCGGAATATATAATTTATACACGACCGTATCTTCCGATAACAAATATGCCGGGTACATCATGGTCCATGAGATGGGTCATCACCTGGCAGGGCTGGCCGATGAATATTACACCTCCTCGGTGGCCTACGAAGTGCCTCCGGTCACGGTGGAACCATGGGAAACCAATATAACCGGCCTTTTTGATAAAAATAATCTCAAATGGAAAGAGCTGGTCGAAAAGGGCACACATATTCCCACGCCATGGAATAAAGAGCCTTTTGATCAATTCGGCTACCAGATCCAGAAAGAACGCGATAGCCTGCGTTCCGCCAAAGTACCGGAAAACATCATGGAAGACCTGTTTATGCGGCAATACAACGAGGAAGACCAGTTTTTTTCAAAGGAAATATATAAAGATAAGGTCGGGGCTTTTGAAGGTGCAGGTTATCTGGCAATAGGATTATACCGTTCGCAACTCGACTGCATCATGTTCACCAGACATATGCAATTCTGCAAGGTCTGCCAGAAAAGCATCACCGATGTCATGGATATGTACAACCATTAG
- the gatD gene encoding Glu-tRNA(Gln) amidotransferase subunit GatD, with protein MSEDFFQGYKGDALEILKRYNTRVWGQADIDTTRGTFKGTVLPRAENDDDKHIVLKIPTGYNVGIDIRTITNMKETGYKKAVYKIPEKEFPITPGLPHVKLFGTGGTIASRLDYRTGAVIPAFSPGELYGAVPELADICNLDTEKVFAVFSENMGPKQYKTLAQAIGKEIESGIDGIVIGHGTDTLHHTGAVLTFMVQNTPVPIVLVGSQRSSDRPSSDAALNLQHAMKTAGHSDIAEVLVCMFGPTSDEFGLLHKGTRVRKMHSSYRSTFRTIGDTPVAMVNKKEIIPIHKNYHHRRKDRNVTILPYFSDEVTMLYYYPGIKPDTLDSLVEAGYRGIIIVGTGLGHVNKELYPAIERAHAKGVHMFMTLQTIWGYVHMFVYDTGRDMMAKGIIPTGNMLPEVAWVKLSWILAQTDDPAEVKRMMLTSVNDEITPREPYNGYLVYQGGVPEVEEFIRRVHK; from the coding sequence ATGAGTGAAGATTTTTTTCAAGGCTATAAAGGTGACGCACTGGAGATACTGAAGAGATACAACACCCGTGTATGGGGTCAGGCCGATATTGACACCACACGCGGGACATTCAAGGGAACAGTGCTTCCCAGGGCTGAGAACGACGATGACAAGCACATTGTCCTGAAGATACCTACAGGATACAATGTAGGTATTGACATCAGGACAATTACAAACATGAAGGAGACAGGATACAAGAAGGCCGTTTACAAGATTCCGGAGAAGGAATTTCCTATCACTCCGGGTCTGCCTCATGTAAAACTGTTTGGTACCGGAGGAACTATTGCCTCCCGGCTTGACTACCGCACAGGGGCTGTGATACCTGCATTCTCGCCCGGTGAATTATATGGTGCGGTGCCCGAACTTGCCGATATATGCAACCTGGACACCGAAAAGGTCTTTGCTGTTTTCAGTGAAAACATGGGTCCAAAGCAGTACAAGACCCTGGCCCAGGCAATTGGAAAAGAAATTGAGAGCGGCATTGACGGCATTGTGATAGGCCATGGTACCGACACCCTGCATCATACAGGAGCAGTACTGACATTCATGGTGCAGAATACACCGGTACCCATTGTCCTGGTAGGATCACAGCGCTCTTCCGACCGTCCCAGCTCCGATGCCGCCCTTAACCTGCAGCATGCTATGAAAACTGCAGGCCACTCCGACATTGCAGAAGTGCTTGTATGTATGTTCGGACCGACATCTGACGAATTTGGCCTCCTGCACAAAGGTACTCGTGTCAGAAAAATGCACTCATCCTACCGGTCAACATTCAGAACTATTGGCGACACGCCAGTGGCTATGGTCAACAAGAAAGAGATCATTCCTATACATAAAAATTACCATCACAGGCGTAAGGACAGAAATGTAACGATCCTTCCCTATTTCAGCGATGAAGTGACGATGTTATACTATTATCCCGGCATTAAACCCGACACGCTCGATTCGCTGGTGGAAGCCGGTTACAGGGGTATCATCATCGTCGGTACCGGCCTGGGGCATGTCAACAAGGAACTCTACCCGGCTATCGAACGGGCTCATGCCAAGGGTGTTCACATGTTCATGACTTTGCAGACGATCTGGGGTTACGTACACATGTTTGTTTATGACACCGGCAGGGATATGATGGCAAAAGGCATCATTCCCACAGGCAATATGCTTCCTGAAGTGGCATGGGTGAAACTAAGCTGGATACTGGCACAGACAGATGACCCTGCTGAAGTGAAAAGAATGATGCTCACATCTGTCAATGATGAGATCACTCCCAGAGAACCGTATAATGGCTATTTAGTGTACCAGGGTGGCGTGCCAGAAGTGGAAGAATTCATCCGCAGGGTTCATAAATAG
- the gatE gene encoding Glu-tRNA(Gln) amidotransferase subunit GatE, whose translation MMQKFDAKKNYQQTKEQIGYVTRKKATQEDYDRIGFMSGLEVHQQLLTREKLFCRCPAGLYNSSDDYDAELIRHMRPTLSELGEYDGTALMEFKTRKEIIYRIKNQTACTYDVDDTPPFFINREALEIAIEISLLSKQSIVGEVHVTRKQYLDGSIPTGFQRTAIIGVEGEIQLKHKKVRLIQLSLEEDACREISDVGHVRAFKTDRLGMPLIETVTYPDCANPDEVREANDYIRFLNRSTGKVRTGMGAAREDVNVSCRGGRRVEIKGVSHTKWIPELTHNECFRQWALLHIKDILNQKFSDPKAWKISYKKLNGHFYNFKYKPILQAKKQNHHIIAVNLPGFQGLLSHFTQPGKMFADELSDRLKVIACIEKPNMTHTEEFKPVVAATDFEKIKKLLRADKNDAQVIFWAAEDDLETALDTINERCRMAFDCVPNETRKSFENGTTIFERVLPGADRMYPDTDTSPIPLEDEFINELKKHLPSDIIERYRQLQKWDIPEGTYTYIFKKNHFPLIEKIVSTLGIDPKFTCTFFGHQLKYVEGHYVPAEEFNYKIIYAMFRYLKEKKLDLYLAHLMLPVIFEHPKMDFDSVMTSIHFKEVQKNEIIARIPFLKKKFSEIRRSDNKINENNWIMGELRRIALGNIPMRELYEIVNN comes from the coding sequence ATGATGCAAAAATTCGATGCCAAAAAGAATTATCAGCAAACAAAGGAGCAGATAGGATATGTCACGCGGAAAAAAGCCACACAGGAGGATTACGACAGGATCGGTTTCATGTCGGGGCTGGAAGTTCATCAGCAGCTATTAACCAGAGAAAAGCTCTTTTGCCGTTGTCCGGCAGGATTATATAACAGCAGCGACGATTATGATGCGGAACTTATCCGTCACATGCGTCCTACGCTCAGCGAACTGGGTGAATATGATGGCACGGCCCTGATGGAGTTCAAAACACGGAAGGAGATCATCTACCGCATAAAGAATCAGACTGCCTGCACCTATGATGTTGATGACACGCCGCCATTTTTTATCAACCGTGAAGCGCTGGAAATAGCCATTGAAATTTCTCTTTTATCCAAACAGAGCATTGTCGGGGAAGTACATGTGACAAGGAAACAGTACCTGGATGGGAGCATCCCGACTGGCTTCCAGCGGACAGCCATCATCGGCGTGGAAGGTGAGATACAACTGAAACATAAGAAAGTCAGATTAATTCAGCTCAGCCTTGAGGAGGATGCCTGCCGTGAGATTTCCGATGTAGGGCATGTACGTGCATTTAAAACCGACAGGCTCGGTATGCCTCTTATCGAAACCGTCACTTACCCCGATTGCGCCAATCCTGATGAAGTACGCGAAGCCAATGATTATATTCGCTTCCTCAACAGGAGTACAGGAAAAGTGCGGACAGGTATGGGAGCGGCCAGAGAAGATGTGAATGTGAGCTGCAGGGGCGGCCGCCGTGTGGAGATCAAAGGCGTATCGCATACCAAATGGATACCGGAACTGACTCATAATGAATGTTTCAGACAGTGGGCTCTTCTTCATATCAAGGATATCCTCAATCAAAAATTCAGCGACCCGAAAGCATGGAAGATCAGCTATAAAAAACTGAATGGCCATTTCTATAATTTTAAGTACAAACCTATCCTGCAGGCAAAAAAGCAAAATCACCATATCATCGCAGTAAACCTGCCTGGATTTCAAGGATTACTGTCGCATTTCACCCAGCCCGGCAAAATGTTTGCGGATGAACTTTCCGACAGGCTCAAGGTGATTGCCTGTATTGAAAAGCCAAACATGACACACACGGAAGAGTTCAAACCCGTAGTCGCTGCGACGGACTTTGAAAAGATAAAGAAATTACTCAGGGCTGATAAAAATGATGCACAGGTCATTTTCTGGGCTGCTGAAGATGACCTTGAAACAGCTCTCGATACCATCAATGAACGCTGCAGAATGGCTTTCGACTGTGTGCCTAATGAAACCAGGAAATCGTTCGAGAATGGCACGACCATCTTTGAAAGGGTGTTACCAGGTGCCGACAGGATGTATCCCGATACCGATACTTCGCCTATCCCTCTTGAAGATGAATTCATCAATGAATTAAAAAAACATTTACCCAGTGATATTATTGAAAGATACCGGCAATTACAGAAATGGGATATTCCCGAAGGCACCTATACCTATATCTTTAAAAAGAACCACTTCCCTCTGATCGAAAAAATCGTCAGCACTCTGGGCATAGATCCGAAATTCACCTGCACTTTTTTCGGCCACCAGCTCAAATATGTCGAAGGGCATTATGTTCCGGCAGAAGAATTCAATTATAAAATCATCTATGCCATGTTCAGGTACCTCAAAGAGAAGAAACTCGACCTGTACCTGGCTCACCTTATGCTGCCTGTCATCTTTGAGCACCCGAAAATGGACTTCGATTCAGTAATGACCAGTATCCATTTTAAAGAGGTTCAAAAAAACGAGATCATTGCCAGGATACCTTTCCTGAAAAAGAAATTCAGCGAGATAAGGAGGTCGGATAATAAAATCAATGAAAATAACTGGATCATGGGTGAACTGAGGAGGATAGCCCTTGGGAATATACCTATGAGGGAACTTTATGAAATCGTCAACAATTAA